Proteins encoded by one window of Chrysemys picta bellii isolate R12L10 chromosome 10, ASM1138683v2, whole genome shotgun sequence:
- the LOC135973817 gene encoding uncharacterized protein LOC135973817 gives MESSQDRKRAPAWTEREVRDLLAIWGDEAVIAELRSSKRNGKVLEKISKAMKDRGHNRDTQQCRVKIKELRQAYHKAREANGRSGAEPQTCRYYAELHAILGGAATTTPTVCYDSLTGETHREDGSGNDEDEDGGTVGSSQQQGSGETGFPNSQDMFVTLDLEPVTPELTQDPQGTQETSAANVSPSQRLVNIRKRKRRTRDEMFTELQMSAHADRAQQNAWRQSMSEMRKAQYEREERWRAESRDEQSKWRAEDDRWRQLADRRQEAMLHLLEHQTDMLERMVELQERQQEQRPPLQPLCNQQPSSPSSIASSPRRPRTRWGGLRPPSHSTPDDRPSIRRLTFNKT, from the exons atggagtcctcccaggatcgcaaaagagctccagcatggaccgaacgggaggtacgagatctgctcgccatatggggagatgaagcagtgatagctgaactccgtagcagtaaaagaaatggaaaagtattagaaaagatctccaaggccatgaaggaccgaggccataacagggacacacagcagtgccgcgtgaaaattaaggagctacggcaagcttaccacaaagccagagaagcaaacggaaggtccggggcagagccgcaaacttgccgctactacgcggagctgcatgcgatcctagggggtgcagccaccactaccccaaccgtgtgctatgactctctcactggagaaacacacagggaagacggttcggggaacgatgaagatgaggatggaggtactgtaggtagctcacagcagcaaggaagcggagaaaccggtttccccaacagccaggatatgtttgtgaccctggacctggaaccagtaacccccgaactcacccaagaccctcagggcacacaggagacctctg ctgcaaatgtttctccttcgcagaggctcgtgaacattagaaagagaaaacgtaggacgagggacgagatgttcacggagctgcagatgtccgcccacgctgatagagcacagcagaatgcgtggaggcagtcaatgtcggagatgagaaaagcccaatatgaacgagaggagaggtggcgggctgaatcgcgggatgaacagagcaagtggcgggctgaagacgataggtggcgtcagcttgcagacagacggcaagaggcaatgctccatctgctggagcatcaaactgatatgctcgagcgtatggttgagttgcaggaaaggcagcaggagcagagaccgccgctacagcccctgtgtaaccaacagccctcctccccaagttccatagcctcctcaccaagacgcccaagaacacggtgggggggcctccgtccacccagtcactccaccccagatgatcgcccaagcatcagaaggctgaccttcaataagacttaa